The genomic interval ACTTACTTTCTTCTGAAAAAGTTGAAATTCCTGGTTTTGCTGCTTTGAAATCAAAAAATAATGGTAAAGCCCTCTTTTTGAATGATGCAAATATGGCTCATTACATTATTGATTACAAAGGACAATTGTTAACAGACCTCCTCTCAGAAGTTGAGACTTTGGAGAATGTCACTAAATTCCAAATCTTGCAAGATCGTAAATTATTGGCTAAAGCAGGTGTAATTTCTTATGCTGATGTCGTAAATATCTTGCCGGCATTTACTAATGAAGAATCTTACCTTGTCAATACTGGTTTGAGTCAACTCATTAGCGAATTGGAACTTTTTGTTGATGAAGATTCAGAAACTGAAAAAGCTTTCCAAAGCTTGGTAGGAAAACTTTTCGCTAAAAACTATGCTCGCTTAGGTTGGGATAAAGTTGCTGGCGAATCTGCTGGTGATGAGAGCCTTCGTGGAATTGTTTTGAGTAAGACTTTGTATGCTGAGAATGCAGATGCCAAAGCAAAAGCCAGTCAAATCTTTGCAGCACATAAAGAAAATCTAGCAGGAATTCCGGCTGATATTCGTCCAATTGTTTTAAATAATGAAATTAAGACGACAAATTCTGCTGAATTGGTTAAAACTTATCGTGAAACTTATGTTAAAACTAGCTTGCAAGAATTTAAACGTGAGCTTGAAGGGGCTGTCGCATTAATCAAGGATGAAAAAGTCATTGCTGAATTGCTTGAAAGCTTCAAAAATGCTGATATTGTTAAGCCACAAGATATTGCTTTCTCTTGGTTCTACCTTTTGCGCAATGATTTCTCACAAGATGCTGCTTGGGCTTGGGAAAAAGCAAATTGGGCATTCCTTGAAGAAAAATTGGGTGGAGATATGAGTTATGATAAATTTGTTATCTATCCAGGAAATACTTTTAAAACTGCTGATAAATTAGCAGAATATAAAGCTTTCTTTGAGCCAAAATTAGAAAATCAAGGTTTGAAACGTTCAATCGAAATGGCAATCAAGCAAATCACAGCACGTGTTGCTTTGATTGATAGCCAAAAGGCTGACGTTGATAAATCAATCAAAGAAATTTCTGAAAAATTATAATAAATAAAAAATCACCTTTTTGAGGTGATTTTTTTTATTCATTCTTGGTCTGACTTTGTTTTTGATAGCACAAGTAGAGCGATAATTAGAAAGATAAATCCCATGAGTGCTGGAGCGAAATGACCAAAGCTGATATAGATTTGTCCACCAATTAAAGGGCCTATCACGCGAGTAAGTGCTTGAAGTGCTTGACTGCCACCTTGAAGTTTACCTTGTTCGGAAGAAGTCGCTGATTTTGAAAGTTTACCGTTAAAGGCAGTTCCAAAAATACTATCTCCAAAAGCAAAGATAAACATTGCCAGAATGAAGAAGGGCCACATTTTAGAAAAAGCAGAAAGTGCGAAAAGAAGGTAAGCAATAATTTCGCAGACTAGTGCCAAACGGATGAGTTTATCTTCATTAGCTAATTTTAGAAGTCTTGGCATGATAAAGATTTGAGTCAAGATATCCATTAAACCCATGATGGATATGGCTAGACCAATTAATACAGGCGTCCAAGCAAAAGAATCTAATGAAAATTGACTAATAATTGCTTGGAGTGCACCATTTGGTAGCCAAAGTAAGATACCGGCAAAGAGCAGACGATTGAGATTTTTCATGCGTAAGAGCTGAAAAAGTTGAGTGAAAGGATTGAGTTGTTTAAGGGAAAAATTACGTGTGCGATGAGTTTCGGGCAAGCTCTCGTTCATTACGAATGCACCGTAAAGAAGATTGGCGATTGAGATTAGGGCGCCGAAGTAAAAGGGAACTGAATTGCCAAAATGAGCTAGAAGTCCTCCAACTGTTGGGCCAGAAATTGTTCCAACACCAACAGCGGCGGCTGTCCAACCAAAAACTTTAGTTCGATTTTCTTCATCAGTAATATCAGCGAAGTAAGCAAAAAGGGTCACGATATTTCCACCAGTTAAACCATCAATGATTCGTCCGAGAAAAAGCATCCAGAGACTACCAGCTAAGCCAAAGATAAGATAACCAAGAGCAGAGCCAGCTAAAGAAATCAGTAAGATAGGTTTACGACCAAAGCGGTCTGATAAAGAACCAAGAGCAGGAGCGGCAAAGAAAGTACATAGTGCATAGATTGCCATTAAACTAGAAACAATGAGTGCTTGGTCATGAGCATTAGCAAAAGGTGCGACCATAAAAGGAACGACTGGTGAGATGATTGTAAAACCAAGTCCTGTCAGGAAAGTGGTGATAAGCCCAAAAGTGAGGGCGTGTTTATTAATTTTCATAGGTAAAACCTCCATAAGATATCAGCCCGACTGGGTTGAAGCGATGAAATTTAGAAAAATTGGTGGTTCTGCCCAGCAGGCAGGTTCAAAATTTTGTCTTTTTCATAAACTTCTAGCGGTCTGAACTCAATTACAATAATTGATGATGATTTCTTAGGAAGTTTTTTGCGAAGACTTGCGTCTGCTAAAGTGAAATCTATAGACTTGTGATTTCACTTTTCTACACAGTTTCTCTGGAAACAAAAATAGTATATCATAACATTGTTTCCGTGTCAACAAAAAACAAACAAAAAAAACTGTCAGTAAAAATTAATTTACTGACAGAATTATTTTTCAATATTATTCCGAATAGCAGAATCAAGATGATTATTGTATTTATTGAGAAATTCTAAAATATTGCTGACAGACTCATCAGTTAATTCATCGAAGATAACTTGATCCTTTTCTGAAAATTTTTGGTGCAAACTTTCGTGACGGTCATTAATTTCTTGACCCTCTTTTGTTAAGCGAAAATAGATTTCCTTTTTATTTTGAGGAATTTGATAAGATTCAACGAGATTTTTTTTGAGCAGTTTTTTAGCGATTTTACTGGCAGCACCACGTGTCATGTAGAGATGATGCGCTAATTTGGTCACATTTGGATAAGGGGTTTTAGCAATAAATTCAATCGTTTCAATTTCTGATAACGAAATATTTGAGAATTCAGCCTCCATTTGCGGCTTGTAATAGGCATCAATCTTATTAAATAAATCAGTTAAAGAAGTCATGATTTGTTCCTGATTTTGTTGAAGATTGGTCATAATCACTTTTCCTCTCTTTTTAAAGTTGTCTGTCTATAAATACAGCGCCAATAGTCATTGCGTCGCCAGATACTTGTAACCACAAAATTTTGTTCATTTTTCCAGTAATCATAAGTTAAAATAAATGTTTTCTTGCTGACTTGTGAACTACTATAGTGATTTATTGCTAATGGAATTACTGACAGACTTGTCAATGAATTTTTAGAGTCATTATTTTTACTGACAGAATTTTCGTCAGTAATTTTTACAAAATCTTTCAATTTATCAGAAGCATTGATGATTTTTCCATCAGCAAGAATTTCTTGAAAAGTGCTGTCAGTTAATTTATCCAAATTTTCCAGATTTAAAAACTGTTCTTCTTTTGCCAAAAGTTCAAGTGAGCGACTGGCGTAATGTTCCTCTTCAGGTAAGGCAGCAGGTTCAACGTGGACATCAACATCATAAACACCATAATTGTCAATTAACATTTTCTCAATGAACTCGGTCGCTTCATGACTCTCGAAAACACTTAAATCAGGAGACATTTCAACCACTACATCAAGGAAAATATTACTTCCATAAGAACGACCTCGGACAAGCTTAACCCCTTTTACCTTTGGAACTAAGCAAATTGCTTCGCGATATTCTTCGACAAGATTTTCATCAAAACCATCAGAGAGACTAAAAACAGATTCATGGAAAATATCATAAGCAGTCTTTAAAATGAAACCACAAATAACTACAGCCATCGCAGTATCAAGCCACTCCCAGCCTACACTACTTGCTAAAATAGCAACCACAGTTCCAATAGAAGTCACCGCATCAGAGAGATTGTCCTTACTTGCTGCTGACAGCGCTTGTGAGTTCGTTTTTTTAGCCAATGCCCGATTATAAAGATAAACGCCCAGCATGACAAAAGCTGAGAATAGACCAACAAGAGCTCCCAGTGGGTCTATGGCTTCTTCTTTACCAGAAAGAAGTGTCATAACTGTTTCTCTTAAAACCTCAAAACCAACGAAAAACATGATAAAACTAGAAATTAAGCTAGCGATTGACTCAATTTTCCAGTGACCATAAACATGATCACTATCTGCTGGAATTCGAGCAAGTCGAAGACCAATCAAAATTGCAATATTTCCCATAATATCAGTCACATTATTAAAACCATTAGCTTGAAGAGCACTAGAATGCACAATTGCTGCAAAAGCAATTTGTCCAATGGATAAAACAATATAAGCGATAATAGAAACCCAAACTCCTTTTTCAGCGAGTTTCAGATTGTTTGTACTTGAAGCTGCCATATGAATCCTCCCAAATTTACATCATTCCATTATAACAAAATTTTGAATGAAAGTTTGTATCTATTGCCAAAAAATGCTTTTATAACAAGGGCTCACAAAATATAAATAAAAAATAAGGGCTGACTAATTTATATAAAAATACCCACTTTCTACTATATTAATGTAGTAGAAATCAGTCAAAAATAAAATAATTATATAAAAAATTCAAGTACCTTGACTTACATAGTAATGTGAAGTATAATATACTTTGTTTAAAATGATAGAAAGGAAAAAGAATGGCAGAAATACCAAAGGAAATGTTACGCGCCCAAACCAATGTCATTTTGCTCAATGTCTTAAAACAAGGGGATAATTATGTTTATGGCATTATCAAGCAAGTCAAAGAAGCCTCAAATGGAGAAATGGAGCTTAATGAAGCCACGCTCTATACAATTTTTAAAAGACTTGAAAAGGATGGGATTATCAGTTCTTATTGGGGAGACGAAAGCCAAGGTGGCCGTCGTAAATACTACCGCTTGACAGAAATTGGTCATGAAAATATGCGACTTGCTTTTGAATCTTGGTCTAGAGTCGATGAAATTATTGAAAATTTAGAAGCAAATAAAAAAGATGAATCTAATAAATAATTTCCAATTAAAATTTAAGTTACAAAATAAGGGGTGAAGGTAAAAAATATTCGTCGCAAATTGTTGACTTAAACTTTGAAAAGCGTTACAATATTTTTGTTAGTTTATCTTTTTTGAAACTAACTATTGTAATATTTAACAGCATTAACAATTAATGCTTGTTTACTAAAAAAAATAATGTTATAATTATTTTCTCAAAAAATTTATTGAAATTATTTTGAAGTAAAATGAAATCGAAAATTCAATTTAATGTAAACTTATTTACATTATTTAACTCTAGAAAGGAATTTTATGATTTTCAAATCAATCATGAAGCATAAATGGGTTGCCTTATTCTCAATCGTTTCAACCTTTATTTATGCAGGAGTACAGCTTTACCAGCCCCAAATCATGAAACGAATTATGACCGTAATGTCATCAACAACTTATAGCCGTCATCAAATGGCTGACAAGGTTTCAGGATATGGAGTTGAGCTTTTGGTTGTTGCTGGGATAGGGATAATTTTTGCTATCTTTAGTACACTTTCAGCGGCACGTATTGCCCAAGAAATTGGAGCAGACGTTCGTGAAGCGACTTACAAAAAAATCAATACATTTTCTTATGAAAATGTTGAAAAGTTCAATGCCGGAAACCTTGTTGTTCGGATGACAAATGACGTCACACAAGTTCAAAACTTGATGATGATGGTTTTCCAAATTTTGATGCGGATTCCAGTCCTTTTGATTGGTGCGGTTGTTCTTTCTATCACGACTCTTCCAAGATTATGGTGGATTACAGTTCTTTTAATTGTTTTAATCGTATTAGTCACAGCCGTTTTAATGGGACGCATGGGCCCTCACTTTATGGCTTTCCAAAAATTGATGGACCGTATTAACGCCATTGCTAAACAAAACTTGCGTGGTTCACGTGTCGTTAAATCATTCGTTCAAGAAAAAAATCAAATCAAAGATTTTGATGAAACTTCTGATGAACTTTACGATCATAACTGGGCAGTAGGAAAACTCTTCTCAGCAATGATTCCACTCTTTACTGTGATTGCTCAAGGAGCAATTTGGCTTGCTATTTACTTTGTTTCAACTTTTGTAACAGAGTCAACAACAGTTGCCCAAGATAGTATTGGTGGGATTGCTACATTCATGACTTATATGGGAATGATTATGTTTGCCATTATCATGGGTGGTATGATTTCAATGTTTGCTTCACGTGGTATGGTATCAATTGGTCGTATTAATGAAGTGTTAAATACTGATCCAGCCATGAAATTTGATGAAAATGCTAAAGATGAAGTTCTTTCAGGTTCTGTCAAATTTGACCATGTGTCATTCTCTTATCCAAATGATGAAGAACCAACACTTAAAGATATTAGCTTTGAAGTAGAACCTGGTCAAATGGTTGGGATTGTCGGAGCGACTGGTGCTGGTAAATCTACATTGGCACAATTGATTCCAAGACTCTTTGACCCAACAGAAGGTACCGTTTCAGTTGGTGGAAAAGATCTTAAAACAGTTAGCCGTGGAACATTGAAGAAAAATATTTCTATTGTTCTTCAAAAAGCAATTCTCTTCTCAGGAACAATTGCTGGAAATATTAAACAGGGGAAAGCCGATGCAACTGATGAAGAAATGACTCGTGCTGCACGCATTGCCCAAGCCGCAGAATTTATTACAACTAAAGATGGTCAATATGATTCTGAAGTTGAAGAACGCGGAAATAACTTCTCAGGTGGTCAAAAGCAAAGACTTTCAATCACACGTGGAGTTGTTAAAAATCCAAATGTCTTAATTTTAGATGACTCAACATCAGCCCTTGATGCTAAATCTGAAAAACTTGTTCAAGAAGCTTTGAATAAAGACCTTAAAGACACAACCACAATTATTATTGCTCAAAAGATTTCATCAGTGGTTCATGCAGATAATATTTTGGTTCTTGACCAAGGAAAACTTGTTGGTCAAGGAACTCACCAAGAATTAGTTGCTGAGAATAAAATTTACCAAGAAATCTACGACACACAGAAAGCACAGGAGGACTAAGACATGGAAAATACCAAATCAACAAGAAAAATGTCTGACACCACACGTGCCATCCGATTTTTTTACCTCTATCT from Lactococcus lactis carries:
- a CDS encoding MFS transporter; amino-acid sequence: MKINKHALTFGLITTFLTGLGFTIISPVVPFMVAPFANAHDQALIVSSLMAIYALCTFFAAPALGSLSDRFGRKPILLISLAGSALGYLIFGLAGSLWMLFLGRIIDGLTGGNIVTLFAYFADITDEENRTKVFGWTAAAVGVGTISGPTVGGLLAHFGNSVPFYFGALISIANLLYGAFVMNESLPETHRTRNFSLKQLNPFTQLFQLLRMKNLNRLLFAGILLWLPNGALQAIISQFSLDSFAWTPVLIGLAISIMGLMDILTQIFIMPRLLKLANEDKLIRLALVCEIIAYLLFALSAFSKMWPFFILAMFIFAFGDSIFGTAFNGKLSKSATSSEQGKLQGGSQALQALTRVIGPLIGGQIYISFGHFAPALMGFIFLIIALLVLSKTKSDQE
- a CDS encoding MarR family transcriptional regulator; protein product: MTNLQQNQEQIMTSLTDLFNKIDAYYKPQMEAEFSNISLSEIETIEFIAKTPYPNVTKLAHHLYMTRGAASKIAKKLLKKNLVESYQIPQNKKEIYFRLTKEGQEINDRHESLHQKFSEKDQVIFDELTDESVSNILEFLNKYNNHLDSAIRNNIEK
- a CDS encoding cation diffusion facilitator family transporter; protein product: MAASSTNNLKLAEKGVWVSIIAYIVLSIGQIAFAAIVHSSALQANGFNNVTDIMGNIAILIGLRLARIPADSDHVYGHWKIESIASLISSFIMFFVGFEVLRETVMTLLSGKEEAIDPLGALVGLFSAFVMLGVYLYNRALAKKTNSQALSAASKDNLSDAVTSIGTVVAILASSVGWEWLDTAMAVVICGFILKTAYDIFHESVFSLSDGFDENLVEEYREAICLVPKVKGVKLVRGRSYGSNIFLDVVVEMSPDLSVFESHEATEFIEKMLIDNYGVYDVDVHVEPAALPEEEHYASRSLELLAKEEQFLNLENLDKLTDSTFQEILADGKIINASDKLKDFVKITDENSVSKNNDSKNSLTSLSVIPLAINHYSSSQVSKKTFILTYDYWKNEQNFVVTSIWRRNDYWRCIYRQTTLKREEK
- a CDS encoding PadR family transcriptional regulator, giving the protein MAEIPKEMLRAQTNVILLNVLKQGDNYVYGIIKQVKEASNGEMELNEATLYTIFKRLEKDGIISSYWGDESQGGRRKYYRLTEIGHENMRLAFESWSRVDEIIENLEANKKDESNK
- the lmrC gene encoding multidrug efflux ABC transporter LmrCD subunit C → MKHKWVALFSIVSTFIYAGVQLYQPQIMKRIMTVMSSTTYSRHQMADKVSGYGVELLVVAGIGIIFAIFSTLSAARIAQEIGADVREATYKKINTFSYENVEKFNAGNLVVRMTNDVTQVQNLMMMVFQILMRIPVLLIGAVVLSITTLPRLWWITVLLIVLIVLVTAVLMGRMGPHFMAFQKLMDRINAIAKQNLRGSRVVKSFVQEKNQIKDFDETSDELYDHNWAVGKLFSAMIPLFTVIAQGAIWLAIYFVSTFVTESTTVAQDSIGGIATFMTYMGMIMFAIIMGGMISMFASRGMVSIGRINEVLNTDPAMKFDENAKDEVLSGSVKFDHVSFSYPNDEEPTLKDISFEVEPGQMVGIVGATGAGKSTLAQLIPRLFDPTEGTVSVGGKDLKTVSRGTLKKNISIVLQKAILFSGTIAGNIKQGKADATDEEMTRAARIAQAAEFITTKDGQYDSEVEERGNNFSGGQKQRLSITRGVVKNPNVLILDDSTSALDAKSEKLVQEALNKDLKDTTTIIIAQKISSVVHADNILVLDQGKLVGQGTHQELVAENKIYQEIYDTQKAQED